GCCAGGGGACAGTGCCATTTGTCTTGCCGGGGCTTCCCATCGACATATCGCGTTCGCTCATGGTTGGCTTGGTTGTTCGGCGTTGCCGACGTTAGAAGTTGCGATCAGTACAGGTTTATCCTCAAGTCGCATAAGATAGATTATGGAACTTATGAATATGGGGCCAAGAGGCTTTGTCGGCGCCGGCAGCACTTCGATTTCCGATCGCGGGATTGGGCAACGCCATCACAATCACCGGATAGACCGACCGCACCACGAGATACTTTCCGTTCGCAGTGCGCACGAGGAAAATTGTGCTCTAGTTTGAATCATAAGGGATTTCTATGATCATGCCGTCGAACGCCGGTTCGACGTGATCAGGCGTCTCGGCCTGCACGGCGGCATAGTCCAGCGGCACATGCATATGCGTCAGCACCGCTCTTTCCGGCGCCAGCCGTTCGATCCAGGAAAGCGCTTCCGACAACGAAAAATGGCTGGGATGGCGGCGGTACTGCAGCGCATCGATAATCAGCACCTGCAGATCGGTCAGCCGCTCGGTCGTAGCCGCCGGAAAGTCGGACACGTCGGAACAATAAGCGAGCCCGCCGATGCGAAAGCCCAGCGAGACGATATCGCCATGCGCCTGAGGTAGCGGTTCTAAGGTGAGGGGACCCCCCTCTCCTTCGACGACCACCGGCCTGTCATGATCGATCAGATGCGGCTTGAGGATGGGCGGATAGGAGCTGCCCGGCGGCGTCTCGAAGCAGTAACCGAAGCCCTGTTTCAAGCGCTCCAGCGTCAGCCGATCCGCATGGATGTCCATCAGGCGATGCTGGTCGACGACAAAGGTCCGCAGGTCGTCAATGCCATGGATATGGTCGGCATGAGCGTGAGTGTAAACAACGGCATCGATGCGTTTGACCGACGCCATCAGCATCTGTGAGCGGAAATCCGGCCCGGTGTCGATGGCAACCGTGGTCGTGGCGCCGTTGGCGGCAATCCTCTCCACCAGGGCTGCGGCGCGCATGCGGCGATTTTTCGGGTTGCTAGGGTCGCAATTGCCCCAGTCACCGGTGAGCCTCGGCACGCCAGGCGACGAACCGCAGCCTAATATGGTGAGGCGCAGCGTATCCGGCATCGCTCAGGCCGGCTTTGGCATCTTGGTGAACAGCCGGAAGAAATTGGCCGTGGTGATCGTAGCAATTTCAGCGGCGCTGACGCCGATCGTTTCGGCCAAAACCTTAGCAGTCTCAACCACATAGGCCGGTTCGTTGCGCTTGCCGCGATGCGGCGGCGGCGCCAGATAGGGTGCGTCTGTTTCGACCAGCAGCCGCTCATGCGGTACGTCCTTGGCGATATCGCGCAATTCGGCCGAATTCTTGAAGGTCAGGATACCGGAGAACGACACATAGCCGCCGAGCTCGATGCCGACACGAGCAAGCTCGGCGCCGGAGGAGAAGCAATGCAGGATGAAGGGGAAGGTGCCCTTCCCTGTCTCTTCCGTCAGGATCGTCGCCATATCCTCGTCGGCGTTGCGGGCGTGGATCACCAGCGGCAATCCGGTCTGACGCGCCGCCGC
The genomic region above belongs to Mesorhizobium terrae and contains:
- a CDS encoding MBL fold metallo-hydrolase yields the protein MPDTLRLTILGCGSSPGVPRLTGDWGNCDPSNPKNRRMRAAALVERIAANGATTTVAIDTGPDFRSQMLMASVKRIDAVVYTHAHADHIHGIDDLRTFVVDQHRLMDIHADRLTLERLKQGFGYCFETPPGSSYPPILKPHLIDHDRPVVVEGEGGPLTLEPLPQAHGDIVSLGFRIGGLAYCSDVSDFPAATTERLTDLQVLIIDALQYRRHPSHFSLSEALSWIERLAPERAVLTHMHVPLDYAAVQAETPDHVEPAFDGMIIEIPYDSN
- a CDS encoding TatD family hydrolase, which produces MLVDSHCHLDFPDFTEERAAIVARALAAGVGRMVTISTRVKRFEQVLAIAEEYDEVYCSVGTHPHNAAEELDITTEDLIRFAAHPKVVAIGEAGLDYFYDKAPRDAQALGLRVHIAAARQTGLPLVIHARNADEDMATILTEETGKGTFPFILHCFSSGAELARVGIELGGYVSFSGILTFKNSAELRDIAKDVPHERLLVETDAPYLAPPPHRGKRNEPAYVVETAKVLAETIGVSAAEIATITTANFFRLFTKMPKPA